The following coding sequences lie in one Psychrobacter arenosus genomic window:
- a CDS encoding type II secretion system protein GspJ, which produces MAKHSDNFANHLVADSQTIHEQAITNRAVSHKTAEQGFTLLELLIAMTIFAVLALAGWQVFDGLNRAKERAQYHADQLSELQYAYLQIQQDMSQIVPYQKVTAQAAAPTANRPEGAPESPAPEVKKTKPASPPLLQLEPEQLSFVRFADPDPRYQSSPALVQVTYLIEGEQLIRRQFTQIGEAEQAVSLDSVLLTEINGAAWQAYTPEVSSRFPSDDNNGGQNTSASLLPNASSTQKPVVAQLPKGIGLSFTYHDMPLSWQFALATPAAPSKALSTNNKTPETPSENAGETPAETPEESPAP; this is translated from the coding sequence ATGGCTAAACATAGCGACAATTTCGCAAACCACCTAGTAGCGGATAGCCAAACGATTCATGAGCAAGCTATTACTAATAGAGCTGTTAGCCATAAAACAGCGGAGCAAGGCTTTACCTTATTAGAATTGCTAATTGCCATGACTATCTTTGCTGTATTGGCATTAGCCGGTTGGCAGGTCTTTGATGGGCTTAATCGTGCCAAGGAGCGCGCCCAGTATCATGCGGACCAACTGTCTGAGTTGCAATATGCGTATCTACAGATTCAGCAGGACATGAGTCAGATTGTGCCTTATCAAAAGGTGACCGCACAGGCTGCAGCGCCTACTGCCAATCGTCCTGAAGGGGCACCAGAATCACCTGCTCCTGAAGTGAAAAAGACCAAGCCAGCCTCACCGCCGTTATTGCAGCTAGAGCCTGAGCAATTGAGCTTTGTCCGTTTCGCTGACCCCGATCCGCGCTATCAAAGCAGTCCGGCACTCGTACAAGTGACTTATCTCATTGAAGGCGAGCAGCTGATTCGTCGCCAGTTTACCCAAATTGGTGAGGCAGAGCAGGCGGTCAGTCTCGATAGTGTCTTGCTAACAGAGATCAATGGTGCTGCTTGGCAAGCCTATACCCCAGAGGTCAGTAGCCGTTTTCCCAGTGATGATAATAATGGTGGGCAGAATACATCCGCTAGCCTGTTGCCGAATGCTAGCTCTACGCAAAAGCCTGTGGTAGCACAATTGCCCAAAGGGATAGGCTTAAGCTTTACTTATCATGATATGCCGCTGTCATGGCAGTTTGCACTGGCTACTCCGGCAGCACCTAGTAAAGCGCTTAGCACGAATAATAAGACTCCCGAAACCCCTAGTGAAAATGCTGGTGAGACACCAGCAGAGACGCCAGAAGAGAGTCCTGCTCCATAG
- the gspI gene encoding type II secretion system minor pseudopilin GspI produces the protein MIKKPILPKASPTESVPHAKITYGRAQHQKGFTLIEVMVALAILAVVAVAASRASSAYLRSVDILKTRTLAHFVAQNTAADLRINQTWLSDNQTKKVSEQGREWQVVMTVGETMTPAINKVTIVVAPIVDGTVQNSVTDLTVMVSKANTASTTDLRGTGQ, from the coding sequence ATGATTAAAAAGCCAATTCTACCAAAGGCTTCTCCAACTGAGAGCGTTCCCCACGCCAAAATAACCTATGGCCGCGCGCAGCATCAAAAGGGCTTTACACTGATTGAGGTTATGGTTGCCTTAGCCATATTAGCAGTGGTCGCAGTTGCTGCCAGTCGCGCCAGTTCCGCTTATTTACGCTCGGTCGATATCCTTAAAACGCGAACCTTAGCCCATTTCGTCGCACAAAATACGGCGGCTGACTTACGTATCAATCAAACATGGCTTAGCGATAATCAAACTAAAAAAGTCAGCGAGCAAGGTCGTGAATGGCAGGTGGTTATGACGGTCGGAGAAACTATGACTCCGGCGATTAATAAAGTCACCATTGTAGTAGCGCCGATAGTCGATGGGACGGTACAAAACAGCGTTACTGACCTGACCGTGATGGTGAGTAAGGCCAATACGGCTAGCACCACGGATTTACGCGGGACAGGGCAATAA
- a CDS encoding type II secretion system protein, with amino-acid sequence MGAKQSQQGFTLIEIMVVIVILSVFAGLMSLSVGSSESRKNRAFYEHLIDSMQYVRLLSAERMQPMGLSLQANKQGQLLPVIVTLSDPYSSYRQDSAGQQDGSAKNAMELSAMTDDNTSQPTWQVEAGVTLPELPANVSIAINPLDGLTNTSAGAARPLQPWFAGQEVPQVVWFGTGEATPVAIEILHDKRLVGEVIIVEPNGNVRIGQAL; translated from the coding sequence ATGGGCGCTAAGCAGTCACAGCAGGGCTTTACTCTAATAGAGATTATGGTCGTCATCGTCATCCTGTCGGTTTTTGCCGGGTTGATGAGCCTATCGGTGGGCAGTAGTGAGTCGCGTAAGAACCGTGCTTTTTATGAGCACCTTATCGATAGTATGCAGTACGTGCGGCTATTGTCAGCAGAACGTATGCAACCGATGGGGCTTAGTTTGCAAGCAAACAAACAAGGCCAACTGCTGCCAGTTATCGTGACTTTATCAGACCCTTATAGTTCCTATCGTCAAGATTCAGCCGGACAACAGGATGGCAGTGCTAAAAATGCGATGGAGCTGAGTGCTATGACGGACGATAATACGAGCCAGCCGACTTGGCAGGTAGAGGCGGGCGTGACCTTACCAGAACTGCCTGCTAATGTGAGTATCGCTATTAACCCTTTAGATGGGTTAACCAATACTAGCGCTGGGGCAGCAAGGCCATTGCAGCCTTGGTTTGCCGGTCAAGAAGTCCCGCAAGTGGTCTGGTTTGGGACTGGCGAGGCCACCCCAGTTGCTATTGAAATCCTGCACGATAAGCGCTTGGTAGGTGAGGTAATCATCGTCGAGCCCAATGGTAATGTCCGTATTGGTCAAGCCTTATGA
- a CDS encoding TetR/AcrR family transcriptional regulator gives MSRQHQFKMREESILAMAEQLLLESGDGDITLDSLADQLDLAKGTLYKHFSSKDELYLRIIIRYEEQLFAINRIDDCPSAGIARMILQQLLNPQKAMLLNQIEERLAASVTGLNRLFAELYDIRRQRMKRLIDITSGYLQQTRSSMSTRDYLSSIWAMGQGGAGLLNSSFYQRYLGRRDTLRYALIMQMLDLPSRYPTQEGELEDEDMQELVEQIESESQAHKNNTYTN, from the coding sequence ATGAGTCGTCAGCATCAGTTCAAAATGCGAGAAGAAAGTATCCTTGCGATGGCAGAGCAATTACTGCTGGAGTCGGGGGATGGAGACATTACTCTTGATAGTTTAGCAGATCAGTTGGATTTGGCTAAGGGTACACTATATAAACATTTTTCGAGCAAGGATGAGTTGTATTTACGCATTATCATTCGCTATGAAGAGCAACTGTTTGCGATTAATAGAATCGATGACTGCCCCTCAGCTGGCATAGCAAGAATGATATTGCAGCAGTTGCTAAATCCACAAAAAGCAATGCTGCTCAATCAGATAGAAGAGCGTCTGGCCGCTTCAGTAACCGGCCTAAACCGTCTGTTTGCCGAGTTATATGATATTCGCCGTCAGCGTATGAAACGTCTGATTGATATCACCAGCGGCTATCTGCAACAGACCCGTAGCAGCATGTCGACTCGCGACTATTTGTCTTCTATTTGGGCGATGGGCCAAGGCGGGGCAGGGCTGCTAAACTCGAGCTTCTATCAGCGTTATTTGGGTCGCCGCGATACCTTACGTTATGCCTTAATTATGCAGATGTTAGACCTGCCAAGCCGCTATCCGACTCAAGAAGGTGAGTTGGAGGATGAAGATATGCAGGAGTTGGTCGAGCAGATTGAATCCGAGTCACAGGCGCATAAGAATAATACTTATACCAATTAA
- a CDS encoding TatD family hydrolase, which yields MFTDTHCHLNRLDLTKYDGELSGAIAAMKAANVTRAMAIMCDFAEYDEIYNIVTTFSDDALNLGMSVGIHPCEDLAVLQSATTERLIETATSEHVWAIGETGLDYYWSDENKQEQQASLARHVYASQVLKKPLVVHTREAKHDTIDILKAEKAEHGIIHCFTEDWDTAKKALDLGFYISFSGIVSFKTAQTIRDAALKVPMDRILIETDSPYLAPVPKRGRPNEPAFVPYVAACLADLLGKTPKDIGEMTAKNFENLLAQYS from the coding sequence ATGTTTACCGATACCCATTGTCATCTTAACCGCCTAGATTTAACCAAATACGATGGCGAGCTTAGCGGTGCTATTGCCGCTATGAAAGCAGCCAATGTTACCCGCGCAATGGCGATTATGTGTGACTTTGCCGAATACGATGAGATTTATAATATCGTGACAACTTTCAGCGATGATGCGCTAAATTTGGGCATGAGCGTAGGTATTCACCCGTGTGAAGATTTGGCAGTATTGCAATCCGCTACCACGGAACGTCTAATCGAAACCGCCACGTCTGAGCACGTTTGGGCGATTGGGGAGACCGGGCTAGACTATTACTGGAGCGATGAGAATAAACAAGAACAGCAAGCCAGTCTCGCGCGTCATGTCTATGCCAGTCAGGTGTTAAAGAAACCGTTGGTCGTGCATACTCGCGAAGCCAAACACGATACCATAGATATCCTCAAAGCAGAAAAGGCAGAGCATGGCATCATTCATTGCTTTACTGAAGACTGGGACACCGCGAAAAAAGCTTTAGATTTAGGCTTTTACATTTCATTTTCGGGTATCGTGAGTTTTAAGACCGCACAAACTATCCGCGATGCTGCCCTTAAAGTCCCTATGGACCGTATACTTATCGAGACGGATAGTCCTTATCTAGCGCCCGTACCGAAGCGCGGCAGACCGAACGAACCGGCATTTGTACCGTACGTCGCTGCCTGCTTGGCCGACTTATTGGGCAAGACTCCAAAGGACATCGGGGAAATGACTGCAAAAAACTTTGAGAATCTACTAGCACAATATAGCTAA
- a CDS encoding acyltransferase — translation MITDNGERNQVTIGRGNKIIGDSVVTFRQGDSNQVIIGANGKFNNLKIDIRGNNNIVTISDKVKFSGQLLIVGNGLRIEIGERTTAIGCYVLARDRSVTIGSECMISRGIEIRATDVHKVYDIDSGERLNTATQDVIVGNHIWIAANVTISKNVQIADGCIIAAGSFVNKSVQTPNIMLAGTPAKIIREGVRWER, via the coding sequence ATGATCACGGATAATGGCGAGCGCAATCAAGTCACTATCGGTAGAGGTAATAAAATTATCGGCGATTCGGTCGTTACCTTTCGTCAAGGCGATAGCAATCAAGTGATTATCGGAGCGAATGGCAAATTTAATAATTTAAAAATCGATATTCGCGGTAATAACAATATAGTGACCATCTCTGACAAAGTGAAGTTTTCAGGGCAATTATTAATCGTCGGGAATGGCTTACGGATTGAGATTGGCGAGCGTACCACCGCTATTGGTTGCTACGTGCTCGCTCGCGATAGAAGCGTCACAATTGGGTCTGAGTGTATGATATCGCGGGGTATTGAGATTAGAGCGACTGATGTGCATAAGGTCTACGATATTGACTCTGGCGAGCGCCTTAATACTGCGACTCAGGATGTCATAGTCGGTAATCATATTTGGATTGCCGCCAATGTAACGATTTCTAAAAATGTGCAGATTGCTGACGGTTGTATTATTGCTGCCGGCTCTTTTGTGAATAAGTCTGTACAGACCCCCAATATTATGCTCGCTGGCACGCCGGCTAAAATCATTCGTGAAGGCGTGCGTTGGGAGCGTTAA
- a CDS encoding GspE/PulE family protein, which translates to MPIPDFSMSIDLRWCLDELLADGVIDQRDYNLVMTSRRDKDKHALIVITEFQLTNKCDGSQKLDLAWLNRWLADKAQLPIVRIDPLKVNVPAVTRIMSFEYARTHYILPVEVTDTEVVIGTDQPFYQDWHSNIEQIIKPKHYRTVYISPEQINRYRREFYQVTQAIAGANNAHKRAASDITNVEALLQLGDSSNPDANDQHIVRVVDWLLQYAFEQRASDIHLEPRRETGNVRFRIDGVLHTVYEMPAAILTAVTARIKILGRLNVAEKRKPQDGRLKTRTPNGLETELRLSTLPTAFGEKLVMRVFDPEVLVRSFAQLGLSGKQLETWQTMTSSPNGIILVTGPTGSGKTTTLYSTLKQLATEQVNVCTIEDPIEMIEPAFNQMQINAGVDLHFADGIRSLMRQDPDIIMVGEIRDKETANMAVQASLTGHLVLSTLHTNDAPSALTRLHDLGVQPFLTSATILGVVAQRLIRTLCPQCKSGQAADADSEVAIQWQQLVSPWSAPMPKQFFHAVGCEHCRNTGYQGRVGLYEIMPMTNALKKLVAEDAKLDVLKSEAYKEGVQPLRLAGAKRILEGITTLEEVMRVVPLN; encoded by the coding sequence ATGCCAATTCCTGATTTTTCGATGAGTATTGATTTACGCTGGTGCCTAGATGAGCTACTAGCCGACGGCGTGATAGACCAGCGCGATTATAATCTGGTGATGACCAGTCGCCGCGATAAAGACAAGCACGCGCTAATTGTCATTACCGAATTTCAATTAACGAATAAATGCGATGGCAGCCAAAAGTTAGATTTAGCTTGGCTTAATCGCTGGCTAGCCGATAAGGCACAATTGCCAATCGTGCGTATTGACCCCTTAAAGGTCAATGTCCCTGCCGTCACCCGGATTATGTCGTTTGAATACGCGCGTACCCATTATATCCTGCCGGTCGAAGTGACCGATACGGAAGTGGTGATTGGTACGGACCAGCCGTTTTATCAAGATTGGCACAGCAACATCGAACAAATTATTAAGCCCAAGCACTACCGCACGGTCTATATTAGCCCTGAGCAAATCAATCGCTATCGTCGTGAGTTTTATCAAGTCACCCAAGCTATTGCGGGGGCAAATAATGCTCATAAACGTGCAGCGTCAGATATCACCAACGTGGAAGCGTTATTACAGTTGGGCGATAGCAGCAACCCCGATGCCAATGATCAACATATCGTACGCGTGGTCGATTGGTTGCTACAGTATGCTTTTGAGCAGCGTGCCAGTGATATCCATCTAGAGCCGCGTCGGGAGACCGGTAACGTGCGCTTTCGTATCGATGGGGTTCTGCATACCGTTTATGAAATGCCAGCAGCCATTCTCACGGCGGTTACGGCACGAATTAAAATCTTAGGTCGGCTGAACGTTGCGGAAAAACGCAAACCGCAAGATGGTCGCTTAAAAACCCGAACGCCGAATGGGCTAGAAACTGAGCTGCGACTCTCGACCCTGCCGACTGCTTTTGGTGAAAAATTGGTTATGCGGGTATTCGACCCGGAAGTATTAGTACGCAGTTTTGCCCAATTGGGGTTATCGGGTAAGCAGCTAGAGACTTGGCAAACCATGACCTCGAGCCCCAATGGCATCATCTTGGTGACAGGACCGACCGGCTCGGGCAAGACCACTACTTTATACAGTACGCTCAAGCAATTGGCGACCGAGCAGGTCAATGTCTGTACGATTGAAGACCCTATCGAGATGATTGAGCCCGCCTTTAACCAAATGCAGATTAATGCCGGTGTGGACTTGCACTTTGCCGATGGGATTCGCTCGTTAATGCGTCAGGACCCAGATATCATTATGGTGGGGGAGATCCGCGATAAAGAAACCGCAAATATGGCGGTGCAAGCCTCGCTAACAGGTCATTTAGTTTTATCGACTTTGCACACTAATGATGCGCCCAGTGCGCTAACGCGACTGCATGATTTAGGCGTACAGCCTTTTCTAACCTCAGCGACTATCCTAGGGGTAGTGGCTCAAAGGCTAATACGTACCCTATGTCCGCAGTGTAAAAGTGGTCAAGCTGCGGATGCCGATAGCGAAGTGGCAATTCAGTGGCAGCAGTTGGTCAGCCCTTGGTCAGCGCCGATGCCCAAGCAGTTTTTTCATGCGGTAGGCTGTGAGCACTGTCGCAATACGGGCTACCAAGGCCGGGTCGGGCTGTATGAAATTATGCCGATGACCAATGCTCTGAAAAAACTGGTTGCTGAAGATGCCAAACTGGATGTATTAAAAAGTGAGGCGTATAAGGAAGGGGTGCAGCCACTCAGATTGGCAGGGGCTAAGCGAATCTTAGAAGGAATCACCACGTTAGAAGAAGTGATGCGGGTAGTGCCGCTTAATTAG
- the tsaA gene encoding tRNA (N6-threonylcarbamoyladenosine(37)-N6)-methyltransferase TrmO, with product MSHTPAVPPAISVPIIGYHRSPLSQKFGIPRQPNLVEVPSYIEMLAPYNTPDAFVGMEDFSHLWLTWHTHHNRAQTNFKPQVRPPRLGGNAKLGVFATRSTYRPSQMGLSVVRLVGVEQTDKGVIVQIMGADMVDGTPIVDIKPYVAYSDAMVDAVSGFAPDKPSIKKVKISEEARQQFAQLIELSSGKNSLSSVINKTDFAKFAKTFTLEDIDIIAQLIAQDPRPAYRQQDTQSVFVMRYKQWDISFAMDESEVIWIVAVAEVV from the coding sequence CGTGCCTATCATCGGCTATCACCGCTCGCCACTATCACAGAAATTTGGTATTCCTCGCCAGCCTAATCTGGTCGAGGTGCCCAGTTATATTGAAATGTTGGCGCCGTACAACACGCCCGATGCGTTCGTGGGGATGGAGGACTTTAGCCATCTATGGCTTACTTGGCATACGCATCATAACCGCGCGCAAACCAACTTTAAGCCACAAGTACGGCCACCAAGACTAGGCGGCAATGCCAAACTCGGCGTATTTGCTACCCGAAGTACTTATCGCCCCTCACAAATGGGGCTTTCCGTAGTGCGGTTGGTTGGGGTGGAGCAAACGGATAAAGGCGTGATTGTACAAATAATGGGGGCAGATATGGTCGATGGTACGCCTATTGTTGATATCAAACCTTATGTGGCTTATAGCGATGCTATGGTAGATGCGGTGAGCGGGTTTGCACCGGATAAACCCAGTATTAAAAAGGTTAAGATAAGCGAGGAGGCACGGCAGCAATTCGCGCAACTGATTGAGTTGAGCAGTGGTAAAAATAGCCTAAGTAGTGTAATAAACAAAACCGATTTTGCTAAGTTCGCTAAAACATTTACGCTAGAAGATATCGATATTATCGCTCAACTGATTGCACAAGACCCAAGACCCGCTTATCGTCAGCAAGATACGCAGAGCGTGTTTGTAATGCGTTATAAACAGTGGGATATTAGCTTTGCTATGGATGAGTCAGAAGTCATTTGGATAGTGGCTGTGGCTGAAGTGGTTTAG